One genomic region from Chiloscyllium plagiosum isolate BGI_BamShark_2017 chromosome 21, ASM401019v2, whole genome shotgun sequence encodes:
- the cpsf4 gene encoding cleavage and polyadenylation specificity factor subunit 4 isoform X2, with translation MQELISNVEHIRFELEIAVEQQLGAQPLPFPGMDKSGAAVCEFFLRASCGKGGMCPFRHISGEKTVVCKHWLRGLCKKGDQCEFLHEYDMTKMPECYFYSKFGECSNKECPFLHIDPESKIKDCPWYDRGFCKHGPLCRHRHTRRVICVNYLVGFCPEGPSCKFMHPRFELPMGTGVDQPPLQQQQQILQKSLTPFLQRSSSLVQIPSTNIIVGQQKSNTQSSGSVQQSQFQTLSNRGPRPLEQVTCYKCGEKGHYANRCTKGHLAFLSGQ, from the exons ATGCAGGAGCTCATTTCCAATGTGGAGCACATCAGGTTCGAGCTGGAGATCGCGGTGGAGCAGCAGCTGGGGGCCCAGCCGCTCCCGTTCCCCGGAATGGACA AATCTGGGGCAGCGGTCTGTGAATTCTTTCTGAGAGCATCATGTGGAAAGG GTGGGATGTGCCCTTTTCGTCACATCAGCGGTGAGAAGACAGTGGTGTGCAAACACTGGCTGAGGGGCCTCTGCAAGAAAGGAGATCAGTGTGAATTCTTACACGAGTATGACATGACCAAGATGCCTGAGTGCTATTTCTATTCCAAATTTG GAGAATGTAGTAATAAGGAATGTCCATTTCTACACATTGACCCTGAGTCCAAAATCAAAGACTGCCCCTGGTATGACCGAGGATTTTGTAAACATG GTCCCCTGTGCAGGCACCGACACACACGGCGAGTCATCTGTGTTAACTATCTGGTAGGATTCTGTCCCGAAGGCCCCAGCTGTAAATTTATGCA TCCTCGTTTTGAGCTGCCAATGGGTACTGGTGTTGACCAACCACCgttgcagcaacagcaacagataCTTCAAAAG AGTCTTACTCCGTTTCTTCAGCGGTCATCCTCACTGGTACAGATTCCTAGCACCAACATAATTGTAGGGCAGCAGAAGTCAAACACGCAATCAAGTGGATCAGTGCAACAATCTCAATTTCAGACATTGTCGAATCGAGGCCCTAGACCATTAGAGCAAGTCACGTGTTATAAG tgtgGTGAGAAAGGACATTATGCCAATCGATGTACCAAAGGACACTTGGCATTTCTTAGCGGTCAGTAG
- the cpsf4 gene encoding cleavage and polyadenylation specificity factor subunit 4 isoform X1, whose amino-acid sequence MQELISNVEHIRFELEIAVEQQLGAQPLPFPGMDKSGAAVCEFFLRASCGKGGMCPFRHISGEKTVVCKHWLRGLCKKGDQCEFLHEYDMTKMPECYFYSKFGECSNKECPFLHIDPESKIKDCPWYDRGFCKHGPLCRHRHTRRVICVNYLVGFCPEGPSCKFMHPRFELPMGTGVDQPPLQQQQQILQKQSLTPFLQRSSSLVQIPSTNIIVGQQKSNTQSSGSVQQSQFQTLSNRGPRPLEQVTCYKCGEKGHYANRCTKGHLAFLSGQ is encoded by the exons ATGCAGGAGCTCATTTCCAATGTGGAGCACATCAGGTTCGAGCTGGAGATCGCGGTGGAGCAGCAGCTGGGGGCCCAGCCGCTCCCGTTCCCCGGAATGGACA AATCTGGGGCAGCGGTCTGTGAATTCTTTCTGAGAGCATCATGTGGAAAGG GTGGGATGTGCCCTTTTCGTCACATCAGCGGTGAGAAGACAGTGGTGTGCAAACACTGGCTGAGGGGCCTCTGCAAGAAAGGAGATCAGTGTGAATTCTTACACGAGTATGACATGACCAAGATGCCTGAGTGCTATTTCTATTCCAAATTTG GAGAATGTAGTAATAAGGAATGTCCATTTCTACACATTGACCCTGAGTCCAAAATCAAAGACTGCCCCTGGTATGACCGAGGATTTTGTAAACATG GTCCCCTGTGCAGGCACCGACACACACGGCGAGTCATCTGTGTTAACTATCTGGTAGGATTCTGTCCCGAAGGCCCCAGCTGTAAATTTATGCA TCCTCGTTTTGAGCTGCCAATGGGTACTGGTGTTGACCAACCACCgttgcagcaacagcaacagataCTTCAAAAG cagAGTCTTACTCCGTTTCTTCAGCGGTCATCCTCACTGGTACAGATTCCTAGCACCAACATAATTGTAGGGCAGCAGAAGTCAAACACGCAATCAAGTGGATCAGTGCAACAATCTCAATTTCAGACATTGTCGAATCGAGGCCCTAGACCATTAGAGCAAGTCACGTGTTATAAG tgtgGTGAGAAAGGACATTATGCCAATCGATGTACCAAAGGACACTTGGCATTTCTTAGCGGTCAGTAG